Proteins found in one Pseudomonas mosselii genomic segment:
- a CDS encoding SCO family protein has protein sequence MNDLLTRRAVVAGMGVLGLGLLAGCNPARGLDFKYGKNMSNEILGRKFKLKDTQGNERTLSSFYGSMPMIFFGFTQCPAVCPTALARIVQIRKILRGRDRELFQPVFITLDPERDTPEVLDAYAKAFDPSIVALTGTPEEIAEVAREFKVFYEKVPAGDTYTISHSSTSYVYDTRGTLRLSLGHSLNAKECAEDLVTLMEIC, from the coding sequence ATGAATGATCTGTTGACCCGGCGCGCGGTTGTCGCCGGGATGGGCGTACTGGGGCTTGGCCTGCTGGCGGGTTGCAACCCGGCCCGGGGTCTGGATTTCAAGTACGGCAAGAACATGAGCAACGAGATCCTAGGGCGCAAATTCAAGCTCAAGGACACTCAAGGCAACGAGCGCACCCTGTCGAGCTTCTACGGCTCGATGCCGATGATCTTCTTCGGCTTCACCCAGTGCCCGGCGGTCTGCCCGACCGCGCTGGCGCGGATCGTCCAGATCAGGAAGATCCTCAGGGGCCGTGACCGCGAGCTGTTCCAGCCGGTATTCATCACCCTGGACCCGGAGCGCGACACCCCCGAAGTGCTCGACGCCTACGCCAAGGCCTTCGACCCGTCGATCGTCGCCCTGACCGGCACCCCCGAGGAAATCGCCGAGGTGGCCCGCGAGTTCAAGGTGTTCTACGAAAAGGTCCCGGCCGGCGACACCTATACCATCTCTCACTCATCCACCAGCTACGTCTACGATACGCGTGGCACCCTGCGCCTGAGCCTGGGCCATTCCCTGAATGCCAAGGAATGCGCCGAAGATCTGGTCACCCTGATGGAGATCTGCTGA
- the nfuA gene encoding Fe-S biogenesis protein NfuA — MSAITITDAAHDYLADLLSKQNTPGIGIRIFITQPGTTYAETCIAYCKPGEEKPDDQPVGLKSFTAYLDAVSVPFLEDALVDYATDRMGGQLTIKAPNAKVPMVNEDSPINERINYYLQTEINPGLASHGGAVSLVDVVDDGIAVLQFGGGCQGCGQADVTLKEGIERTLLERIPELKGVRDVTDHSQKENAYY; from the coding sequence ATGAGCGCTATAACCATTACCGACGCCGCCCATGATTACCTGGCCGATCTGCTCTCCAAGCAGAACACGCCTGGCATCGGCATCCGTATCTTCATCACCCAGCCGGGCACCACCTACGCCGAGACCTGCATCGCCTACTGCAAGCCAGGCGAGGAGAAGCCCGACGACCAGCCGGTGGGCCTGAAGAGCTTCACCGCCTACCTCGACGCGGTCAGCGTGCCGTTCCTCGAGGACGCGCTGGTCGATTACGCCACCGACCGCATGGGCGGCCAGCTGACCATCAAGGCGCCGAACGCCAAGGTGCCGATGGTCAACGAAGACAGCCCGATCAACGAGCGTATCAACTACTACCTGCAGACCGAGATCAACCCCGGCCTGGCCAGCCACGGCGGCGCCGTGAGCCTGGTGGACGTGGTCGACGACGGCATCGCCGTGCTGCAGTTCGGCGGCGGCTGCCAGGGCTGCGGCCAGGCCGACGTGACGTTGAAGGAAGGCATCGAGCGTACCCTGCTCGAGCGCATTCCGGAGCTCAAGGGCGTACGTGACGTGACCGACCACAGCCAGAAGGAAAACGCCTACTACTAA
- a CDS encoding acyltransferase family protein has protein sequence MLYSLQALRAFAAWVVVCHHFMQIFFDFNATGPVGQLLADRGAVGVDIFFVISGLVIYLSTRDKDIAPAQFLLNRVLRIVPAYWFYTLLMAALMLVASRWMPHQVFEWQHLLLSLLFIPAENPGGYGLYPTLNVGWTLNFEMFFYLLFGLAFLVRQRHHLLLVTGALLLVSEVLARLGVLSRFYSNDIVYEFLLGIGLGVLCRRGLIRQGLWLPLGLLGVAGYALYHLDASQRLLHWGLPSALVVLAFIALERYFKGNRVLKALGDCSYSVYLVHVLVLYGGLFASEHLHLNPYLVFALCVPSIGLMSWLSYHWLERGLYGRLKAGFAGRGAVEPALVLSRVKY, from the coding sequence ATGCTGTACTCGCTTCAGGCTCTCCGGGCATTCGCCGCCTGGGTGGTGGTCTGCCACCACTTCATGCAGATCTTCTTCGACTTCAACGCTACCGGCCCTGTCGGCCAACTGCTCGCCGATCGCGGCGCGGTAGGGGTGGACATTTTCTTCGTCATCAGCGGCCTGGTGATCTACCTTTCGACCCGCGACAAGGACATCGCGCCCGCGCAGTTCCTGCTCAATCGCGTCCTGCGCATCGTGCCTGCCTACTGGTTCTACACCCTGCTGATGGCCGCGCTGATGCTGGTCGCCAGCCGCTGGATGCCGCACCAGGTGTTCGAATGGCAGCACCTGCTGCTGTCGCTGCTGTTCATCCCGGCAGAGAATCCGGGCGGCTACGGCCTGTACCCGACCCTCAACGTCGGCTGGACGCTGAACTTCGAGATGTTCTTCTACCTGCTGTTCGGCCTGGCGTTCCTGGTGCGCCAGCGTCATCACCTGCTGCTGGTGACGGGGGCGCTGCTGCTGGTCAGCGAGGTGCTGGCCCGCCTCGGCGTGCTCAGCCGCTTCTACAGCAACGACATCGTCTACGAGTTCCTGCTGGGCATCGGCCTGGGCGTGCTGTGCCGCCGCGGGCTGATTCGCCAGGGCCTGTGGCTGCCATTGGGGCTGCTGGGTGTGGCGGGGTATGCGCTGTATCACCTGGACGCCTCGCAACGCCTGTTGCACTGGGGCCTGCCCAGCGCCCTGGTGGTACTGGCGTTCATCGCCCTGGAGCGCTACTTCAAGGGCAACCGGGTGCTCAAGGCGCTGGGCGATTGCTCCTATTCGGTGTACCTGGTGCATGTGCTGGTGCTGTACGGCGGGCTGTTCGCCAGCGAACACCTGCACTTGAACCCGTACCTGGTATTCGCCTTGTGCGTACCGTCAATCGGACTAATGTCGTGGCTTAGTTACCACTGGCTGGAGCGTGGCCTGTACGGGCGGCTCAAGGCCGGATTCGCGGGGCGTGGCGCCGTGGAGCCTGCGCTGGTGCTATCCCGAGTCAAATACTAG
- a CDS encoding fatty acid cis/trans isomerase: MLHRILASAFALLLSGAAFGQAPQSSPTISYTRDIQPIFTEKCVACHACNDAACQLNLGSAEGAERGASKVPVYQGERSQAVPTTRLFYDARDEAGWRKQGFYSVLDKQGSQAALMARMLELGHKTPLTPNAKLPEEIVLGLNRNNMCPLPHEFDAYAGAHPKEGMPLAVTGLTDQEYQTLQRWLAAGAPVEKTPIQPSAVEAKQIADWEELLNRPGSTEALVGRWLYEHLFLAHIHFVGGEPGHFFQWVRSRTPSGQPVDLIATRRPNDPPGTDFYYRLIPVQGVIVHKTHITYPMGPQKLKRVKQLFYSGDWHASSLPGYGPRHRANPFETFEAIPAVARYQFMLDNAEYFVRTFIRGPVCRGQIATDVIRDNFWALFQEPAHDLYITDAKYRGEATPLLAMPGQIDDVGSVLSLWHAYRDKRNEYEALRREAYAEQPAPSWSTLWAGNDNALLSIFRHFDSASVTKGLIGDVPLTMWLFDYPLFERTYYQLAVNFDVFGNVSHQLQTRLYFDLIRNGAEINFLRLMPAGKRGEILGDWYQNSGKVKMWMDYEDIDTSTPSALKLDKHDPKRDFGLKLLQRTGSLNAAPDPINRCQGAYCSRSGLPTEFRDAEQSLSRLVSRPAAGLKVIGQLPEATMLRIEGQGGQRQVYSLLRNRAHSNVAFLLGEAYRYQPGLDTLTLYPGVLSSYPNFIFNIPVADVPEFVEDMEAARDDTAKFERIVMRWGVRRSHPEFWRYFHDLNSYIKETEPVEAGVLDMNRYENL, encoded by the coding sequence ATGTTGCATCGCATACTTGCCAGCGCCTTCGCCCTGCTCCTCAGTGGCGCGGCGTTCGGGCAGGCCCCCCAATCGAGCCCGACGATTTCATATACCCGGGATATCCAACCGATCTTCACCGAGAAGTGCGTGGCCTGCCACGCCTGCAACGATGCAGCCTGCCAACTCAACCTGGGCAGCGCCGAGGGCGCCGAGCGCGGCGCTTCCAAGGTGCCGGTCTACCAAGGCGAACGCAGCCAGGCGGTGCCCACCACGCGGCTGTTCTACGATGCCCGCGACGAAGCCGGCTGGCGCAAGCAGGGTTTCTACTCGGTGCTGGACAAGCAGGGCAGTCAGGCGGCGTTGATGGCGCGCATGCTCGAACTGGGCCACAAGACCCCGCTCACGCCCAATGCCAAGCTGCCCGAAGAGATCGTCCTGGGGCTCAACCGCAACAACATGTGCCCGCTGCCCCACGAGTTCGACGCCTACGCCGGCGCCCACCCGAAAGAGGGCATGCCGCTGGCGGTCACCGGCCTGACCGACCAGGAGTATCAGACCCTGCAGCGTTGGTTGGCAGCCGGGGCTCCGGTCGAAAAGACGCCAATCCAGCCCAGCGCGGTCGAGGCGAAGCAGATCGCCGACTGGGAAGAGCTGCTCAACCGCCCGGGCTCTACCGAGGCGCTGGTCGGCCGCTGGCTGTACGAGCACCTGTTCCTCGCGCACATCCACTTCGTCGGCGGTGAGCCCGGACACTTCTTCCAATGGGTGCGCTCGCGCACGCCGAGTGGCCAGCCGGTGGACCTGATCGCCACCCGCCGGCCCAACGACCCGCCGGGCACCGATTTCTACTACCGGCTGATTCCGGTGCAGGGCGTGATCGTCCACAAGACCCACATCACTTACCCGATGGGGCCGCAGAAGCTCAAGCGGGTCAAGCAGCTGTTCTACAGCGGCGACTGGCATGCCTCGTCGCTGCCCGGCTATGGCCCGCGCCACCGCGCCAACCCGTTCGAGACCTTCGAGGCGATCCCGGCGGTGGCCCGCTACCAGTTCATGCTGGACAACGCCGAGTACTTCGTCCGCACCTTCATTCGCGGCCCGGTGTGCCGCGGGCAGATCGCCACCGACGTGATCCGCGACAACTTCTGGGCGCTGTTCCAGGAGCCGGCCCACGACCTGTACATCACCGACGCCAAGTACCGGGGCGAGGCCACGCCGTTGCTTGCGATGCCCGGGCAGATCGATGACGTTGGCAGCGTGCTGAGCCTGTGGCACGCCTACCGCGACAAGCGCAACGAGTACGAGGCGCTGCGTCGCGAAGCCTATGCCGAGCAGCCGGCGCCAAGCTGGTCGACCCTGTGGGCCGGCAACGACAACGCACTGCTGAGCATTTTCCGCCACTTCGACAGCGCCTCGGTGACCAAGGGCCTGATCGGTGACGTGCCGCTGACCATGTGGCTGTTCGACTACCCGCTGTTCGAGCGCACCTACTACCAGCTGGCGGTGAACTTCGATGTGTTCGGCAATGTCTCGCACCAGTTGCAGACACGGCTGTACTTCGACCTGATCCGCAACGGCGCCGAGATCAACTTCCTGCGCCTGATGCCTGCGGGCAAGCGTGGCGAGATCCTCGGCGACTGGTACCAGAACAGCGGCAAGGTGAAGATGTGGATGGACTACGAGGACATCGACACCAGCACTCCGAGCGCGCTGAAATTGGACAAGCACGATCCCAAGCGCGACTTCGGCCTCAAGCTGCTGCAACGCACCGGCAGCCTGAACGCCGCGCCGGATCCGATCAACCGCTGCCAGGGCGCCTATTGCTCGCGGTCCGGCCTGCCCACGGAGTTCCGTGACGCCGAGCAGTCGCTGAGCCGCCTGGTGTCGCGCCCGGCGGCAGGGCTCAAGGTGATCGGGCAACTGCCCGAGGCGACCATGCTGCGCATCGAAGGGCAGGGCGGCCAGCGCCAGGTCTACAGCCTGCTGCGCAATCGCGCGCACAGCAACGTGGCGTTCCTGCTTGGCGAGGCCTACCGTTACCAGCCGGGGCTGGACACGTTGACCCTGTACCCGGGCGTGCTCAGCAGCTATCCCAACTTCATCTTCAACATCCCGGTGGCCGATGTGCCGGAGTTCGTCGAGGACATGGAGGCGGCGCGGGACGACACGGCCAAGTTCGAGCGCATCGTCATGCGCTGGGGCGTTCGCCGCAGCCACCCCGAGTTCTGGCGCTACTTCCATGACCTGAACAGCTACATCAAGGAAACCGAGCCGGTAGAGGCCGGCGTGCTGGACATGAACCGCTACGAGAACCTCTGA
- the metH gene encoding methionine synthase, producing the protein MSDRSARYQALQKALKERILILDGGMGTMIQSYRLEEHDYRGTRFADWPSDVKGNNDLLLLSRPDVIAAIEKAYLDAGADILETNTFNATQISQADYGMEALVYELNVEGARVARQVADAKTLETPDKPRFVAGVLGPTSRTCSISPDVNDPGYRNVTFDELVANYIEATRGLIEGGADLILIETIFDTLNAKAAIFAVQQVFEEDDVELPIMISGTITDASGRTLSGQTTEAFWNSVRHAKPISVGLNCALGAKDLRPYLEELATKADTHVSAHPNAGLPNAFGEYDETPAEMAAVVEEFAASGFLNIIGGCCGTTPPHIQAIAEAVAKYKPRAIPDIPKACRLSGLEPFTIDRQSLFVNVGERTNITGSAKFARLIREENYTEALEVALQQVEAGAQVIDINMDEGMLDSQAAMVRFLNLIAGEPDISRVPIMIDSSKWEVIEAGLKCIQGKGIVNSISMKEGVEQFKHHARLCKRYGAAVVVMAFDEVGQADTAARKKEICQRSYDILVNEVGFPPEDIIFDPNIFAVATGIDEHNNYAVDFIEACAYIRDHLPYALSSGGVSNVSFSFRGNNPVREAIHSVFLYHAIQNGLTMGIVNAGQLEIYDEIPAALREKVEDVVLNRTPHGTDALLAIADDYKGGGATKEVENEEWRSMPVDKRLEHALVKGITAYIVEDTEECRQQSARPIEVIEGPLMSGMNVVGDLFGAGKMFLPQVVKSARVMKQAVAHLIPFIEAEKGDKPEAKGKILMATVKGDVHDIGKNIVGVVLGCNGYDIVDMGVMVPAEKILQTAREQKCDIIGLSGLITPSLDEMVHVAREMQRQDFHLPLMIGGATTSKAHTAVKIEPKYANDAVVYVTDASRAVGVATQLLSKELKSGFVEKTRQEYVEVRERTANRSARTERLSYAQAIAAKPQYDWAAYQAAVPSFTGVKVLEDIDLRTLAKYIDWTPFFISWDLAGKFPRILTDEVVGEAATALYKDAREMLDKLIDEKLISARAVFGFWPANQVEHDDIEVYGDNGDTLATLHHLRQQTIKPDGKPNWSLADFVAPKDSGVTDYVGGFITTAGIGAEEVAKAYQDKGDDYSSIMVKALADRLAEACAEWLHEQVRKEHWGYAKDEHLDNEALIKEQYSGIRPAPGYPACPDHTEKETLFRLLDGTAIGETGPSGVFLTEHFAMFPAAAVSGWYFAHPQAQYFAVGKVDKDQIEQYSARKGQDISVSERWLAPNLGYEG; encoded by the coding sequence ATGTCCGACCGCAGCGCTCGTTACCAAGCACTCCAGAAAGCACTCAAAGAGCGCATCCTGATCCTCGACGGCGGCATGGGTACTATGATCCAGAGTTACCGCCTCGAGGAACACGACTATCGTGGCACGCGCTTCGCCGATTGGCCAAGCGATGTTAAGGGCAACAACGACTTGCTGCTGCTCAGCCGCCCGGATGTCATCGCCGCAATCGAGAAGGCCTACCTGGACGCCGGCGCCGATATCCTCGAGACCAACACCTTCAACGCCACGCAGATTTCCCAGGCCGACTACGGCATGGAGGCGCTGGTCTATGAGCTCAACGTCGAGGGCGCGCGCGTCGCCCGCCAGGTGGCCGACGCCAAGACCCTCGAGACCCCGGACAAGCCACGCTTCGTCGCCGGCGTGCTCGGCCCGACCAGCCGCACCTGCTCGATCTCCCCCGACGTTAACGACCCGGGCTATCGCAACGTCACCTTCGACGAACTGGTAGCGAACTACATCGAGGCCACCCGTGGCCTGATCGAGGGCGGCGCCGACCTGATCCTGATCGAGACCATCTTCGACACCCTCAACGCCAAGGCGGCGATCTTCGCCGTGCAGCAGGTGTTCGAAGAGGACGACGTCGAACTGCCGATCATGATTTCCGGCACCATCACCGACGCGTCCGGCCGCACCCTGTCGGGCCAGACCACCGAAGCCTTCTGGAACTCGGTACGCCACGCCAAGCCGATCTCCGTCGGCCTGAACTGCGCCCTCGGCGCCAAGGACCTGCGCCCTTACCTGGAAGAGCTGGCGACCAAGGCCGACACCCATGTGTCCGCCCACCCCAACGCCGGCCTGCCCAACGCCTTCGGCGAATACGACGAGACCCCGGCGGAAATGGCCGCGGTGGTCGAGGAGTTCGCCGCCAGCGGCTTCCTCAACATCATCGGCGGCTGCTGCGGCACCACCCCGCCGCACATCCAGGCCATCGCCGAGGCGGTCGCCAAGTACAAGCCGCGCGCGATTCCGGACATCCCCAAGGCCTGCCGCCTGTCGGGCCTGGAGCCGTTCACCATCGATCGCCAGTCGCTGTTCGTCAACGTCGGCGAGCGCACCAACATCACCGGCTCCGCCAAGTTCGCCCGGCTGATTCGCGAGGAGAACTACACCGAGGCCCTGGAAGTCGCCCTGCAGCAGGTCGAGGCCGGGGCCCAGGTGATCGACATCAACATGGACGAAGGGATGCTCGACTCCCAGGCCGCCATGGTCCGCTTCCTCAACCTGATCGCCGGCGAGCCGGACATCTCCCGGGTGCCGATCATGATCGACTCCTCCAAGTGGGAGGTGATCGAGGCGGGCCTGAAGTGCATTCAGGGCAAGGGCATCGTCAACTCGATCTCGATGAAGGAAGGCGTCGAGCAGTTCAAGCACCACGCCCGCCTGTGCAAGCGCTACGGCGCCGCCGTGGTGGTGATGGCCTTCGATGAGGTCGGCCAGGCCGACACCGCCGCGCGCAAGAAAGAGATCTGCCAGCGCAGCTACGACATCCTGGTCAACGAGGTGGGCTTCCCGCCGGAAGACATCATCTTCGACCCGAACATCTTCGCCGTCGCCACCGGCATCGACGAGCACAACAACTACGCCGTCGACTTCATCGAGGCCTGCGCCTACATCCGCGACCACCTGCCGTATGCCCTGAGTTCGGGCGGCGTGTCCAACGTGTCGTTCTCGTTCCGCGGCAACAACCCGGTGCGCGAGGCGATCCACTCGGTGTTCCTCTACCACGCGATCCAGAACGGCCTGACCATGGGTATCGTCAACGCCGGCCAGCTGGAGATCTACGACGAAATCCCCGCCGCCCTGCGCGAGAAGGTCGAGGACGTGGTGCTCAACCGCACCCCGCACGGCACCGACGCCCTGCTGGCGATTGCCGACGACTACAAGGGCGGCGGCGCCACCAAGGAAGTCGAGAACGAAGAATGGCGCTCGATGCCGGTGGACAAGCGCCTCGAGCATGCGCTGGTCAAGGGCATCACCGCCTACATCGTTGAAGACACCGAAGAGTGCCGCCAACAGTCGGCGCGCCCGATCGAAGTCATCGAAGGCCCGCTGATGAGCGGCATGAACGTGGTCGGCGACCTGTTCGGCGCCGGCAAGATGTTCCTGCCCCAGGTGGTGAAATCCGCCCGGGTGATGAAGCAGGCCGTGGCCCACCTGATCCCATTCATCGAGGCCGAGAAAGGCGACAAGCCCGAGGCCAAGGGCAAGATCCTCATGGCCACGGTCAAGGGCGACGTGCATGACATCGGCAAGAACATCGTCGGCGTGGTGCTCGGTTGCAACGGCTATGACATCGTCGACATGGGCGTGATGGTCCCGGCCGAGAAGATCCTGCAAACCGCCCGCGAGCAGAAATGCGACATCATCGGCCTGTCCGGCCTGATCACTCCGTCGCTGGACGAGATGGTCCACGTCGCCCGCGAGATGCAGCGCCAGGACTTCCACCTGCCGCTGATGATCGGTGGTGCCACCACCTCCAAGGCGCACACGGCGGTGAAGATCGAGCCCAAGTACGCCAACGACGCCGTGGTCTATGTCACCGACGCCTCGCGCGCGGTGGGCGTGGCCACCCAGTTGCTGTCCAAGGAACTCAAGAGCGGCTTCGTCGAGAAGACCCGCCAGGAATACGTCGAGGTGCGCGAGCGCACCGCCAACCGCAGTGCCCGCACAGAGCGCCTGAGCTACGCCCAGGCCATCGCCGCCAAGCCACAGTACGACTGGGCCGCCTACCAGGCCGCGGTGCCCTCCTTCACCGGCGTCAAGGTGCTGGAGGACATCGACCTGCGCACCCTGGCCAAGTACATCGACTGGACGCCGTTCTTCATCTCCTGGGACCTGGCCGGCAAGTTCCCACGCATCCTCACCGACGAAGTGGTCGGCGAGGCCGCCACGGCGCTGTACAAGGACGCCCGCGAGATGCTCGACAAGCTGATCGACGAAAAGCTGATCAGCGCCCGCGCGGTGTTCGGCTTCTGGCCGGCCAACCAGGTCGAACACGACGACATCGAAGTGTACGGCGACAACGGTGACACTCTGGCCACCCTGCACCACCTGCGCCAGCAGACCATCAAGCCCGACGGCAAGCCGAACTGGTCCCTGGCCGACTTCGTCGCGCCGAAGGACAGCGGCGTGACCGACTATGTCGGCGGTTTCATCACCACCGCCGGCATCGGCGCCGAGGAAGTGGCCAAGGCCTACCAGGACAAGGGCGACGACTACAGCTCGATCATGGTCAAGGCCCTGGCCGACCGCCTGGCCGAAGCCTGCGCCGAGTGGCTGCACGAGCAGGTGCGCAAGGAGCACTGGGGTTATGCCAAGGACGAGCACCTGGACAACGAGGCGCTGATCAAGGAGCAGTACAGCGGCATCCGCCCGGCGCCTGGCTACCCGGCCTGCCCGGACCACACCGAGAAGGAAACCCTGTTCCGCCTGCTCGACGGCACCGCCATCGGCGAAACTGGTCCGAGCGGCGTGTTCCTCACCGAGCACTTCGCCATGTTCCCGGCGGCGGCGGTCAGCGGCTGGTACTTCGCCCACCCGCAGGCGCAGTACTTCGCCGTGGGCAAGGTGGACAAGGACCAGATCGAGCAGTACAGCGCCCGCAAGGGCCAGGACATCAGCGTCAGCGAGCGCTGGCTGGCGCCGAACCTGGGCTACGAGGGCTGA
- a CDS encoding saccharopine dehydrogenase family protein — MSRTILVIGAYGNFGRIICRHLQQMPAVQLVIAGRNANSLAQLATQLSGSERWCGDAMAPGFADALRALRIDWVIHTGGPFQGQPYSVAEACIEAGANYCDLSDCRVFVNGIERLDARARAANVALLSGCSSVPSLSSAILDEQRHHFSRIERIEHGISSSAKMPGLSTIEGVLAYAGRPIRQWRDGRPHAVDGWLGLQLRHLPGLGWRLLNNVDVPDMDIFAERYGARDLAFKAGSGLMAGGLANAALALLVKHGLVRDPLPWARRLHRLGGHFERFGDGMSAMYLDVRGLDMQGQPLRLQAQVSASDDKGPEIPSCAAVALMARVIEGYTPAPGARPCVGEISVEQYLAAIGEPDKVRYSVSFQHGRG; from the coding sequence ATGTCCCGCACAATCCTGGTGATCGGCGCCTACGGCAACTTCGGCCGGATCATCTGCCGCCACCTGCAGCAGATGCCCGCCGTGCAACTGGTGATCGCCGGCCGTAACGCCAACAGCCTTGCCCAACTGGCCACACAGCTTAGTGGCAGCGAACGCTGGTGCGGCGACGCCATGGCTCCCGGTTTTGCCGACGCCCTGCGCGCGCTGCGCATCGACTGGGTGATCCACACCGGCGGCCCCTTCCAGGGCCAGCCCTACAGCGTGGCCGAGGCCTGCATCGAGGCGGGCGCCAACTATTGCGACCTCTCCGACTGCCGGGTGTTCGTCAACGGCATCGAGCGCCTGGACGCCCGCGCCCGAGCGGCCAATGTCGCGCTGCTCAGCGGCTGCAGCTCGGTGCCCAGCCTGTCGTCGGCGATCCTCGACGAGCAGCGCCATCACTTCAGCCGCATCGAGCGCATCGAGCACGGTATTTCCTCCTCGGCGAAGATGCCCGGCCTGTCCACCATCGAAGGCGTGCTGGCCTACGCTGGCCGGCCGATCCGCCAGTGGCGCGACGGGCGCCCGCACGCCGTGGACGGCTGGCTCGGCCTGCAACTGCGTCACCTGCCCGGCCTGGGCTGGCGCCTGTTGAACAACGTCGATGTGCCGGACATGGACATCTTCGCCGAGCGCTACGGCGCCCGTGACCTTGCATTCAAGGCAGGCTCCGGGCTCATGGCCGGCGGCCTGGCCAATGCCGCGCTGGCGTTGCTGGTCAAGCACGGCCTGGTGCGCGACCCGCTGCCCTGGGCGCGGCGCCTGCATCGCCTGGGCGGCCATTTCGAGCGCTTTGGCGATGGCATGAGTGCGATGTACCTGGATGTCCGCGGCCTGGACATGCAGGGCCAGCCACTGCGCCTGCAGGCCCAAGTCAGCGCCAGTGACGACAAGGGCCCGGAAATCCCCAGCTGCGCGGCGGTGGCGCTGATGGCCAGGGTGATCGAGGGCTACACCCCGGCCCCGGGCGCCCGCCCCTGCGTCGGCGAGATCAGTGTCGAGCAGTACCTGGCGGCCATCGGCGAACCGGACAAGGTGCGCTACAGCGTCAGCTTCCAGCACGGGCGAGGCTGA
- a CDS encoding DUF2269 family protein — MSYLLLKYLHVIAAVFLFGFGMGSYLYLIAANRSRDPRVIAAVARMVVRFDAWITTPAGVLQLLTGYAMVSMTGMPWSADWLQGALLIFFTVGALWLPVLLLQTRMQRLAAQAVKHDTALGEDYQRLYRPWLWMGVAGFAGMFLIVLVMITKQAPWQWL, encoded by the coding sequence ATGAGCTACCTGCTGCTCAAGTACCTGCATGTGATCGCCGCGGTGTTCCTGTTCGGTTTTGGCATGGGCTCGTACCTGTACCTGATCGCCGCGAACCGCAGCCGCGATCCACGGGTGATTGCCGCCGTGGCGAGGATGGTGGTGCGCTTCGATGCCTGGATCACCACGCCCGCCGGGGTCCTGCAGTTGCTGACCGGCTACGCCATGGTCAGCATGACCGGCATGCCGTGGTCCGCCGACTGGCTGCAGGGCGCGCTGCTGATCTTCTTCACGGTGGGCGCCCTGTGGCTGCCGGTGCTGCTGTTGCAGACGCGCATGCAGCGCCTTGCTGCCCAGGCCGTCAAGCATGACACCGCGCTGGGTGAAGACTATCAGCGGCTGTACCGCCCCTGGCTGTGGATGGGGGTGGCGGGGTTTGCCGGCATGTTCCTGATCGTGCTGGTGATGATCACCAAGCAGGCACCGTGGCAATGGCTCTGA